The Salvelinus namaycush isolate Seneca chromosome 13, SaNama_1.0, whole genome shotgun sequence genome includes a region encoding these proteins:
- the LOC120057968 gene encoding nectin-3-like, with protein MLRKLCCVILLIIQRDTESTQVIGGRRTVVQGKDVDLSCRLIETDEELEQITWQKSTAEETQNHNFMLIYPNGVTKFIAPNGLTDRVQFIGNPSENLGSIRITAVRLLDEGTFTCIFSVFPSGAYNTEILLTVLVPPVVSVTVDVAPVIGENEVVLATCVAAGAKPQAEVTWKTGEFGSLLRTVTNSTQHANGTTTVLSHLLGVPTKAANQQQVQCVVNQSALVTEKTYNYSINIHYPPQSLNVTLSEASKATVLLCVADGNPHPNYTWSRVVQPWPGSSVRAEGDKLHFLSLSSELNGLFVCEASNPYGRANGSLYVHIYSETSAACWVLLVILCLIVSAALGWFWWKYGQFPWSSIVAKAPEQTISVSSKTRRHDKVEEGEDDSLAATVQTRKEPEEEEEVS; from the exons ATGTTACGGAAGCTGTGCTGTGTGATTCTACTCATCATCCAGCGGGATACAGAAA GTACACAGGTGATTGGAGGACGCAGGACTGTGGTACAGGGGAAGGATGTGGACTTATCCTGCAGACTGATAGAGACAGACGAGGAGCTTGAACAGATAACATGGCAGAAAAGTACTGCGGAAGAAACACAGAACCATAATTTTATGCTGATTTATCCCAATGGGGTTACTAAGTTTATTGCACCGAATGGATTGACAGATAGAGTCCAGTTTATTGGGAACCCATCAGAGAACCTTGGATCTATTCGAATAACAGCTGTCAGACTGTTGGATGAAGGCACCTTCACATGTATCTTCAGTGTTTTCCCCAGTGGAGCATACAATACAGAGATACTTCTGACTGTGCTAG TTCCTCCAGTGGTGAGTGTGACAGTTGATGTTGCTCCTGTCATTGGGGAGAATGAGGTTGTCTTGGCAACCTGCGTGGCTGCTGGTGCCAAGCCACAGGCAGAAGTGACATGGAAGACCGGTGAATTCGGCAGCTTGTTGAGGACGGTGACCAACTCCACCCAGCACGCCAACGGCACCACCACAGTACTCAGCCACCTGCTCGGGGTACCAACCAAGGCAGCCAATCAGCAGCAGGTCCAGTGTGTGGTTAACCAGTCTGCCCTGGTAACAGAGAAGACCTACAACTACAGCATAAACATCCACT atccaCCTCAGTCATTGAACGTTACACTTAGTGAGGCCTCTAAAGCCACAGTCTTACTATGTGTAGCAGACGGCAACCCACACCCCAACTACACCTGGAGCAG agtGGTCCAGCCATGGCCTGGGTCTTCAGtgagagcagagggagacaaaCTGCACTTCCTCAGTCTCAGCTCTGAGCTGAATGGTCTCTTTGTCTGTGAGGCCTCCAACCCCTACGGACGAGCAAATGGCTCCCTCTATGTACACATATACTCTG agACATCTGCTGCCTGTTGGGTTCTACTGGTCATTCTATGTCTGATTGTTTCTGCTGCACTTGGATGGTTCTGGTGGAAATACGGACAGTTTCCTTG GAGTTCAATAGTGGCCAAGGCACCAGAACAG ACTATATCAGTATCTTCCAAGACGAGGAGACATGACAAGGTTGAGGAAGGTGAAGATGACTCATTGGCTGCAACTGTCCAAACCAGGAAGGAGcctgaggaagaggaagaagtaTCATGA